The segment ACGCATTGCTGGCAGGGCGGGAGGTTCAGTCCAAGCGCACAAAGTCGTTCGGCTGTTCGATCAAGTGGGCGGGCAAAGAGGAGGCGGTCAAACGATACATGCAAAACCTGGCCGCGGAACCGGTAGGTGTGGAGCTAGCGGGCGCGGACGTTTTGAAAGCCCTGCGCGACGGCGCTCCCGGCAAAACGCGGCTCATCAACTTTTGGGCGACATGGTGCGGGCCGTGCATCACTGAGTTTCCAGATTTGGTCACAATCAACCGCATGTACCGTCACCGTGCGTTTGAAATGATCACGGTATCCGCGAATTATCCCGACGAGAGGAATGCCGTTCTTGCATTCCTTCAAAAAAATCACGCATCAGGCCGCAACCTACTTTTTGGCGAGACGGACAAATACAAGCTCATGGAGGCGTTCGACCCCAAGTGGGACGGCGCGCTGCCATATACGATATTGATCGGGCCAGACGGACAAGTGGTCTATCGATGTCAGGACGCGGTTGACCCGTTGGAACTGAGGCGGGCGATCGTGAAATCGCTCCAAGAAGACCGCTTCAAATAAGCGCTTGCGCGGAGGCATCCGCGTTTTCCGACGACTTTGCCATCCGGGAATTGTCAGGTTTCAAAACAATATGCTGGACATTCAGTCAATGATTCTCTAACTGACTGGGTGTCGTAAGTTGTAGTCTCGGTCCGCCTGCAAGGCGGAACATCGGCTTTAGCCGAAACATAGCTTCTGCCTCCATTAGTTGAGTCCTCGCCCAGGGCTTACCCCGATATATTGTGGTTTTTAGGCT is part of the Candidatus Angelobacter sp. genome and harbors:
- a CDS encoding redoxin family protein is translated as MNTLYPLFVALLAGARLLSAAPSGEALALGSHAPDFKLRGVDGKRYSLGSFKKADVLVIVFTCNHCPTAQYYEERLKQIAGDYKTRGVSLVAINPNDPGSIRLDELGYTDLSDSFDEMRIRARSKEFNFPYLYDGEMQAAARAYGPVATPHVFVFDKERKLRYAGRVDDSERPEFVKVHDLRDAIDALLAGREVQSKRTKSFGCSIKWAGKEEAVKRYMQNLAAEPVGVELAGADVLKALRDGAPGKTRLINFWATWCGPCITEFPDLVTINRMYRHRAFEMITVSANYPDERNAVLAFLQKNHASGRNLLFGETDKYKLMEAFDPKWDGALPYTILIGPDGQVVYRCQDAVDPLELRRAIVKSLQEDRFK